The sequence CCCGGTCTCGGTTTTAATCTTATTCAAGTTAAACCAGGGGTCAGAAATGTCAGCGGTAATAACTATATCTTTTAGACTGACATTGTAATTGTTTTTAAAACTGATCTGGTAGCGCAGATTGTCTTTTAAGCTGGCGCGGTAATCTGACTGGTCGTGAATCATAATCCCTAAAGCCAAGGGGTTAGCAACAATCACTAAATCTTCCTGAATTTCAGCCAAAACAATCTGGCTGTTCCTGACCGGCACAGTCAGTTGGGCTTTAAAAATCTTGCCCTGATAATCTCCGCCAGAAACGTTGCCCCGAAAACTAACCCGCTGCTCTTTTTGAGCCTCCAAATTACTGCTCTCCCAGGCTAACTTTTTTGATTCATTGGCCAAATCTTCTCTAAATTTCTCGGGGTCAGCAAAAGAGACAGAAAAATCTTTTGGCGTTTCTAAAACCAAATCGAAATCAGGGATTAATTTGTTGGTTATATTTTTATAAGTAAAATAACCGGCAAAATCTTCGCCGCTCAAAACCTCTTGGGGCAAAGAAAAATTCAATTCAGCTCCGGCCCGGCTGATTCTTGGTTCCCAAACAATCTGTTTTTCCAGCTTGGTAGAAACGCCTTCGGACTGATACCGGACCATAACCTCCACCTGCCTGGTTTCCTGCGCTTGGCCCCAGAAAATCACCGGAATTAACTCTTTATAATCTGTTTCCGGCCCTAAATCGGGAAGCGGTTTTTGAAATAAAGCCAAATTAGGAGCATCAGCCAAGATCGTCCCGCTATCAGCTCGGATTGTTATAGTAATGTCTGTTAAAGTTTGTTTTTTGCTCCGATTAGAAACAATCAACTCAAACAAAACTTTTTCTCCGGGATTAACTGAATCCTGGCCGTAGATAGACAAACCCAAGGTTTCTGGCTGACTCAAGTTAATTAAATAAGAAAAGACCAAAAAAATTCCCAAGCCAGAGATTAAAACCAGCCCGGCTAAAAAGCCAAGTTTTTTTATTTTTTCCGAGCCAAACTCAAACTTGGGCAGCTGAATTTTTGGCAACTCTTTTTTTTCTATTTCTAACTCTGGCTCAACCCATTCTGTTTTAGGTTTTAACTCCTGGTTTTCTGGCATAGTTTTTCAAATTATAACACAAAGTTATAAGCCTGAATCAAAAAACGATTAGCTAAAATTTTAATTTCTTGAGCAGAATCTGCCCGGGCAAACCAAACTGAACTTAAAATTTGTTTGATTAAAAACAAGATTTGATTTGAAATGACCTGACCGGATAAAGATTTTTTTCTGGCGCAAGCAAAACAAAAAAAACTTGCCTGAAAATGCAAGGCGCCGTCGGCGTCAAATTGCTTACCGCATTCAGAACAGGAAAAAATATCAGGCAAGAAGCCAAAAAGGTCCAGCGCCCGCAAAATAAACTGGGAGTAAACAAGCTCAAAATCAGTTTTGCTGTCTGAACCGGCATAAACTTCTAAATGATTAAGAAAATCCTGCCAAAGAGAAAAAACCCGGGCAGCAGTTTTATCATCAGAAACAGCTAAACCAAAGGCTTGGCTTTTGCCTTCTGTTAAATCGTCGCCGAGTAAAAAATCATTCAAAAATCTAGCTGCTTTTAAAGTTGATTTTAAAGCAACCGGATCTTTTCTTAGCCCCGGGAAAGAGTTTCGCTCCAGCGCTTGAGTAATCTGCCAGCCCCGGACTGATTCAACCAACTCCAGCCAGGAAAAATTAGGCGGCTCGAGATGGCCGGCTAATTTTGATTTTGGCTTTAAAACGCTTTTACAGATTGCCGGGATTTTGCCTGCTTCTTTAGTCAAAAGAAAGTACTGCCGGTCATACTCGCCGATATCCTTATAGTCCAAAATAAAAGCTTGAGTAGAAAACATTAATAAGAATTCCCAATTTCCAATTACCAATTATCAATTTTCGTCTTTGACTATCTTAATTTAAAAGTTGATAAATCTGAATCAAATTTCCTTCCGGGTCTTCCAAGTACATCTCAATGCTGCCATAATCCTGCTTAATTGGCTCACGAATAATTCTGCCGCCGTATTTAAAACATTGTTTAGCAATTTTATCTAAATCATCGGTTTCAAACCGCAATAAAAACCCCTGATAAGCTGAATTAGGAAGGTCTGTCTGGAGCAAAGAAATATGCTCTAAATCAAATTTATTATCTGTATCATTAACAGAATACTGAACGTAAAGTTTATCTTCGGTTTCAAACTCCAAAACAAAACCGAAAAGTTCCTGATAAAA is a genomic window of Patescibacteria group bacterium containing:
- a CDS encoding VOC family protein gives rise to the protein MQKLGHISLIAKDIEKLKKFYQELFGFVLEFETEDKLYVQYSVNDTDNKFDLEHISLLQTDLPNSAYQGFLLRFETDDLDKIAKQCFKYGGRIIREPIKQDYGSIEMYLEDPEGNLIQIYQLLN
- a CDS encoding DNA repair protein RecO C-terminal domain-containing protein — protein: MFSTQAFILDYKDIGEYDRQYFLLTKEAGKIPAICKSVLKPKSKLAGHLEPPNFSWLELVESVRGWQITQALERNSFPGLRKDPVALKSTLKAARFLNDFLLGDDLTEGKSQAFGLAVSDDKTAARVFSLWQDFLNHLEVYAGSDSKTDFELVYSQFILRALDLFGFLPDIFSCSECGKQFDADGALHFQASFFCFACARKKSLSGQVISNQILFLIKQILSSVWFARADSAQEIKILANRFLIQAYNFVL